The Thalassotalea sediminis genome includes the window TTGATGATATTCAGCAAAATATCGAATTGCTTTCCGTATTGTTAGAACGAGAGGGGCATATAGTCGTGTCAGCAAGAGATGGTCAACAGGCATTGATTAGGATGGCGACTGAAGACAATCTTGATCTCGTTATAATGGACGTACAAATGCCGGTAATGGACGGCTTAACAGCGGCTCAAGAACGAAGGAAGGTCGAACAACAGCAAGGATTGTCACACCTGCCAATTATCGCTTTTACTGCCAGTGTGCTTAATGACGATCGTATTGCAGCAAAAAAATCTGGTATGGATGGCTTCGCCAATAAGCCCGTAGATATAAATGCCTTATTTAATGAAATAGCGACGGTGTTAGGCATAACAATTGCCGATGTAAATGTAAGTAGCCAAGAAACATCACTAGGTAAGCTAATTGATGAGAAAAAAGGCGCTGCCCTTTGGGGGAGTGTTGATGCGTATTATCAAGAGCTTAGCCAATTTACCAAACAATTTTCGCAAGACTTTTCGGGTCTCACAACACTTTGTGAACAACAAAACTGGCAAGAATTAAAGGCTCAAGCGCACAAACTTAAAGGCGTTTGCGGAAACCTTTCGCTAGTTTGTTTAATGCGTAATTTAGAAAAACTGGAAGCTGTTATTACAAGTCATCCATTACAAAGCCAAGCCGTAGTCGATGTAATTCAAAAACTATTTGAAGCAGTTCAATGCGAAGTAGATAAATATATCCCCAATATATCTAAAGTCGATGTAGACACAGGTAATTTAGAAACATTTGTTCAGGCGTTGCAGCATTTACGTGATGCAGCTGCACAAAATGAAATTGATGAGTCTGCTCTACTGTTGATATCAGATAGCGCTTTTAAGGGGTATCAATTGGATGTAGATGCGATTAATCAAGCAATAAATGATTTTGAATTTGAGCAAGCGGTCGTTTTTGTTAATAAATTATTGGCAAAAATTGAAACAAGTTAAGGTATCGATAAATGCACGATGAAAGAGCACTTATTTTAGTCGTAGATGACGAACCCGCTAATTTGCGGGTTATAAAACAAATTTTACATCAGGATTATCGTCTCGTTTTTGCAAAAAATGGTGACGAAGCGCTGCGCTTGGCAACCGAAAAACAACCCAATTTAATTTTACTTGATATCATGATGCCCGACATGACAGGTTTTGAAGTTTGTCAGCAGTTAAAAACACTAGAAATAGCCAAAAGAATTCCTGTTATTTTTGTGACGGCATTGAATCATGAAACCGACGAAGCTCAAGGGTTTGAAATTGGCGCGGTAGATTATATCACTAAGCCAGTTTCGCCGGCAGTTGTTAGAGCGCGCGTCGCCACGCATTTATCGTTGGTAGATGCTGAGGAATTGAAAGCTACTCGATTACAAATAATTCAACGGTTAGGGCGTGCATCAGAGTTTAAAGATAATGAAACGGGGATGCATGTTGTACGTATGAGTCACTACGCCAAAATTATCGCATTAGCTTATGGGTTTAGTAAAGCTAGAGCCGATATGTTGCTGCATACGGCGCCAATGCATGACGTTGGTAAAATAGGTATACCGGATCACATCATGTTAAAGCCAGGAAAGTTAACGGAAGAAGAGTTTAAAGTGATGAAAACACATCCTGAAATTGGTGTTGAGATTCTCGGTGAAGATGACTCTGAACTGATTAGTTTGGCAAAAGTCGTTGCCCTAACACATCATGAAAAGTGGGATGGTACTGGATACCCTAAAGGGCTAAAAGGCGAGAAAATACCAATTGAAGGACGAATTGTTGCGCTAGCAGATGTTTTTGATGCATTAACGAGTAAAAGACCATACAAAGAAGCATGGAGTATCGAAGATACAATGCGCTTTATGAAAGAGCAAAGTGGTAAGCATTTTGAACCTAAATTAGTAGAATTACTTG containing:
- a CDS encoding response regulator — translated: MHDERALILVVDDEPANLRVIKQILHQDYRLVFAKNGDEALRLATEKQPNLILLDIMMPDMTGFEVCQQLKTLEIAKRIPVIFVTALNHETDEAQGFEIGAVDYITKPVSPAVVRARVATHLSLVDAEELKATRLQIIQRLGRASEFKDNETGMHVVRMSHYAKIIALAYGFSKARADMLLHTAPMHDVGKIGIPDHIMLKPGKLTEEEFKVMKTHPEIGVEILGEDDSELISLAKVVALTHHEKWDGTGYPKGLKGEKIPIEGRIVALADVFDALTSKRPYKEAWSIEDTMRFMKEQSGKHFEPKLVELLEQELDKILSIKNAYQDE